In a single window of the Canis lupus familiaris isolate Mischka breed German Shepherd chromosome 2, alternate assembly UU_Cfam_GSD_1.0, whole genome shotgun sequence genome:
- the NET1 gene encoding neuroepithelial cell-transforming gene 1 protein isoform X1 encodes MVAHDEVGGLLPIKRTIRVLDVSHPSFREQEEPSNKRVRPLARVTSLANLISPVRNGAVRRFGQTIQSFTLRGDSRSPASAQKSSSRSTVPTPAKRRSSVLWSEMLDVSMKESLTTKEIKRQEAIYEMSRGEQDLIEDLKLARKAYHDPMLKLSIMSEEELTHIFGDLDAYIPLHEDLLARIGEATKPGGTVEQIGHILVNWLPGLNAYKGYCSNQLAAKALLDQKKQDPRVQDFLQRCLESPFSRKLDLWSFLDIPRSRLVKYPLLLKEILRHTPKDHPDVQPLEEAILIIQGVLSDINLKKGESECQYYIDKLEYLDEKQKDPRIEASKVLLCHGELKNKNGHKLYIFLFQDILVLTRPVTRNERHSYQVYRQPIPVQELVLEDLQDGDVRMGGSFRGAFSNSDKAKNIFRIRFQDPSPGQSHTLQANDVFHKQQWFNCIRSAIAPFQQAVCPADLQGLPELDEECGENDPSAGSIRARRRASTASSMTQVQVDGDTSECVSPVHTAEDVKSVKVHQTQSGFRKARDKAQFSGKRKETLV; translated from the exons gagCCAAGCAATAAAAGAGTTCGACCTCTTGCTCGGGTCACATCCTTGGCAAATTTGATCTCTCCTGTAAGAAATGGAGCAGTCCGACGCTTTGGTCAAACAATTCAG tcatttaccCTTCGTGGTGACAGCAGATCTCCAGCTTCTGCCCAGAAGTCATCGAGCAGATCAACAGTCCCAACACCTGCCAAAAGGAGAAGCAGTGTACTGTGGTCAGAGATGTTAGATGTCAGTATGAAAGAGTCTTTAACTACCAAAGAAATTAAACGTCAGGAG gcAATATATGAAATGTCCCGAGGTGAACAGGATTTAATTGAGGATCTCAAGCTTGCAAGAAAG GCCTACCATGACCCTATGTTAAAGTTGTCTATAATGTCAGAAGAGGAACTCACCCATATATTTGGTGATTTGGACGCTTATATACCTCTCCATGAAG ATTTGTTGGCAAGAATAGGAGAAGCAACCAAACCTGGTGGAACAGTGGAACAAATTGGTCACATTCTTGTGAACTGG TTGCCAGGCTTGAATGCCTACAAAGGCTACTGTAGTAACCAGCTGGCAGCCAAAGCTCTTCTTGATCAAAAGAAACAGGATCCACGCGTCCAGGACTTCCTCCAACGATGTCTTGAATCTCCCTTCAGTCGAAAACTAGATCTTTGGAGCTTTCTAGATATTCCTCGAAGTCGCCTGGTCAAATACCCTCTACTGTTGAAAGAAATTCTTAGACACACTCCAAAAGACCACCCTGATGTTCAGCCTTTGGAGGAAGCT ATACTGATAATACAAGGAGTTCTCTCTGATATCAACTTGAAGAAAGGTGAATCAGAATGCCAATATTACATTGACAAACTGGAGTATCTAGACGAAAAGCAGAAGGATCCTAGAATTGAAGCAAGCAAAGTACTGCTCTGCCATGGGGAGctgaagaataaaaatggacAT AAACTTTACATATTCCTGTTTCAAGACATCTTGGTTTTGACTCGGCCTGTTACACGAAATGAGCGTCACTCTTACCAGGTTTATCGGCAGCCAATCCCTGTCCAAGAGCTGGTCTTGGAAGACCTGCAGGATGGAGATGTGAGAATGGGAGGGTCCTTTCGAGGGGCTTTCAGCAACTCAGATAAAG ctaaaaatatctttagaatTCGCTTCCAAGACCCCTCCCCAGGCCAGTCCCACACTCTGCAGGCCAACGATGTGTTCCACAAACAGCAGTGGTTCAACTGCATCCGTTCGGCCATCGCTCCTTTCCAGCAGGCTGTCTGCCCAGCTGACCTGCAGGGTCTCCCAGAGCTCGACGAGGAGTGTGGGGAGAACGACCCCTCTGCCGGGAGCATCCGGGCCCGGAGAAGGGCCTCCACGGCGTCCAGCATGACTCAGGTCCAGGTTGACGGAGACACTTCAGAATGTGTGTCCCCAGTGCACACAGCAGAGGACGTGAAGAGTGTGAAAGTTCACCAAACACAGTCTGGCTTCCGAAAAGCAAGGGACAAAGCCCAGTTCAGTGGCAAACGGAAAGAGACTTTGGTATAA